One Leopardus geoffroyi isolate Oge1 chromosome C1, O.geoffroyi_Oge1_pat1.0, whole genome shotgun sequence DNA segment encodes these proteins:
- the LOC123596725 gene encoding 40S ribosomal protein S27-like has protein sequence MSLVKYLLHPSPEDEKRKHKKKCLVWNPNPYFMDMKCKITTVFSQAHMVALCVGCSTVLCQPTGGKGRLREGWSFRWKQH, from the coding sequence ATGTCGCTTGTGAAGTACCTCCTCCACCCATCCCCAGAGGACGAGAAGAGGAAACACAAGAAGAAATGCCTGGTGTGGAACCCCAACCCTTACTTCATGGACATGAAATGCAAAATCACCACCGTCTTTAGCCAGGCACACATGGTAGCTTTGTGTGTGGGCTGCTCCACTGTCCTTTGCCAGCCtacaggaggaaaaggaaggctgAGAGAAGGATGGTCCTTCAGATGGAAGCAGCACTAG